The Novosphingobium terrae genome has a window encoding:
- the mutL gene encoding DNA mismatch repair endonuclease MutL → MPVIRRLPDTLVNRIAAGEVVERPASALKELVENAIDAGSRQITIALTQGGLDGIQVTDDGCGMTSDDMALALERHATSKLPDEAIELVATLGFRGEALPSIASVARLTVESRVRGSSEGWRRVVDHGAVTDEGPAALPPGTRIRVEDLFGKIPARRKFLRSPRSEYAACLDVVKRLAMARPDVGFVLEHDGRRVLAVQPGETAPQRVARIVARELADDGVVIDLERGEVRLTGVAGLPTFNRGVADHQYLFVNGRPVRDKLLVGAVRGAYADMLARDRHAVLALFLDIPPPDVDVNVHPAKTEVRFRDPAFVRGFIVSGLRHALEGAGQKSAQTPAAPAMASWQVEPIAPVQPRLESLFARQYAPAPSFTPPANRVSEAGAAWRGYEAQVMAPAQPSVMGRAEVAEAPVPQAVEHPLGVARGQVAETYIIAEASDGLVIVDQHAAHERIVLERLRAGGAGDKVSAAQALLIPEVVELEEVDCDRLEEAAEVMAGFGLALERFGPTAMLVRSVPAALGKGNVQALVRDVADDLAANGAALLLEERLDLVLATMACHGSVRAGRVLNVAEMNALLREMEVTPRSGQCNHGRPTWVKLAHGDIEKLFGRK, encoded by the coding sequence ATGCCCGTCATCCGCCGCCTGCCCGATACTCTGGTTAACCGCATTGCCGCCGGTGAGGTGGTGGAACGCCCCGCCTCGGCGCTAAAGGAGCTGGTCGAGAACGCCATCGACGCCGGATCGCGCCAGATCACCATCGCGCTGACGCAGGGCGGTCTGGATGGCATTCAGGTCACCGACGACGGCTGCGGCATGACCAGCGACGATATGGCGCTGGCTTTGGAACGCCATGCCACTTCCAAGCTGCCCGATGAAGCGATTGAGCTGGTGGCCACGCTGGGCTTCCGTGGCGAGGCCCTGCCCTCCATCGCCTCGGTGGCGCGCCTGACGGTGGAAAGCCGGGTGCGGGGCAGCAGTGAGGGCTGGCGCCGTGTGGTCGATCATGGCGCGGTGACGGATGAGGGGCCTGCCGCTTTGCCGCCGGGCACGCGTATTCGCGTTGAGGATCTGTTTGGCAAGATTCCGGCGCGTCGCAAGTTTCTGCGCAGCCCGCGCAGCGAATATGCCGCTTGCCTCGATGTGGTGAAGCGTCTGGCCATGGCTCGGCCCGATGTCGGCTTCGTGCTGGAGCATGACGGACGCCGCGTGCTGGCGGTGCAGCCCGGAGAAACCGCGCCCCAGCGTGTGGCGCGCATTGTGGCGCGTGAATTGGCCGATGACGGCGTGGTGATCGATCTGGAACGCGGCGAGGTTCGGTTAACGGGCGTCGCCGGCCTGCCCACCTTTAATCGGGGCGTGGCGGATCATCAATATCTCTTCGTCAATGGCCGCCCGGTGCGTGACAAGCTGCTGGTCGGCGCGGTGCGCGGGGCTTATGCTGATATGCTGGCGCGCGATCGCCATGCGGTGCTGGCGCTGTTTCTCGATATTCCGCCGCCCGATGTCGATGTGAACGTTCACCCCGCCAAGACCGAGGTGCGTTTTCGCGATCCGGCCTTTGTGCGCGGCTTTATCGTCTCGGGCCTGCGCCATGCGCTGGAAGGCGCGGGGCAGAAATCGGCCCAGACGCCCGCCGCGCCCGCCATGGCCAGTTGGCAGGTGGAGCCGATTGCCCCGGTGCAACCGCGTCTGGAAAGCCTCTTTGCCCGGCAATATGCGCCCGCGCCCAGCTTCACCCCGCCCGCCAACCGGGTAAGCGAAGCGGGCGCGGCATGGCGCGGCTATGAGGCGCAGGTGATGGCGCCCGCTCAGCCTTCCGTGATGGGCCGCGCGGAGGTGGCCGAAGCGCCGGTGCCGCAAGCGGTGGAGCATCCCTTGGGCGTGGCGCGCGGTCAGGTGGCCGAAACCTATATCATCGCCGAGGCGAGTGACGGTCTGGTGATCGTCGACCAGCATGCCGCGCATGAACGTATCGTGCTGGAGCGCCTGCGCGCGGGCGGGGCGGGTGACAAGGTGTCGGCGGCCCAGGCTTTGCTGATCCCCGAGGTTGTCGAGTTGGAAGAGGTCGATTGCGACCGCTTGGAGGAAGCCGCCGAGGTGATGGCCGGTTTCGGTCTGGCGCTGGAACGCTTTGGCCCGACAGCCATGCTGGTGCGTAGCGTGCCTGCCGCTTTGGGCAAAGGCAATGTGCAGGCACTGGTGCGCGATGTGGCCGACGATCTGGCTGCCAATGGCGCGGCACTGCTGCTGGAAGAGCGCCTCGATCTGGTGCTGGCGACGATGGCCTGCCACGGCAGCGTGCGCGCGGGCCGCGTGCTCAATGTGGCAGAGATGAACGCCCTGCTGCGCGAAATGGAGGTGACGCCACGGTCGGGTCAGTGCAACCACGGCAGGCCGACTTGGGTGAAGCTGGCCCATGGCGATATC
- a CDS encoding rod shape-determining protein yields the protein MPSILQRFFKFGSQNMAIDLGTANTLVYVQDRGIVLNEPSVVAIETINGVKSVKAVGDDAKMMMGKTPDNIEAIRPMRDGVIADIEIAEEMIKHFIRKVHGKRSLLNYPEIVICVPSGSTSVERRAIRDAASNAGASAVYLILEPMAAAIGADMPVTEPVGSMVVDIGGGTTEVAVLSLRGLAYTTSVRVGGDKMDEAIVSYVRRHHNLLIGEATAERIKKDYGIARIPADGIGETINLKGRDLVNGVPKEITISQANIAEALAEPIGQIVEGVRIALENTQPELAADIVDQGIMLTGGGALIKGLDEYLREETGLPVSIAEDPLSCVALGTGRAMEDPIYRGVLMNA from the coding sequence ATGCCGTCCATCCTTCAGCGATTCTTCAAGTTCGGTTCGCAAAACATGGCCATCGACCTCGGCACAGCGAATACGCTGGTCTATGTCCAGGATCGGGGCATCGTTCTGAACGAACCCAGCGTGGTCGCCATCGAAACGATCAACGGCGTCAAATCGGTGAAAGCCGTGGGTGACGACGCCAAGATGATGATGGGCAAGACCCCCGACAACATCGAGGCCATCCGCCCGATGCGGGACGGCGTGATCGCCGACATCGAAATCGCCGAAGAAATGATCAAGCATTTCATTCGCAAGGTGCATGGCAAGCGCAGCCTGCTCAACTATCCTGAGATCGTGATCTGCGTTCCCTCGGGCAGCACCAGCGTGGAGCGTCGCGCCATCCGTGACGCCGCCAGCAATGCGGGCGCCAGCGCGGTTTACCTCATCCTTGAGCCGATGGCCGCCGCAATCGGCGCCGACATGCCCGTCACCGAGCCGGTCGGCTCGATGGTGGTCGACATCGGCGGCGGCACCACCGAGGTGGCCGTGCTCTCGCTGCGCGGTCTGGCCTACACCACCAGCGTGCGCGTGGGTGGCGACAAGATGGACGAAGCCATCGTCTCCTACGTGCGCCGCCATCACAATCTGCTGATCGGGGAAGCCACGGCAGAGCGCATCAAGAAGGATTACGGCATCGCCCGTATCCCGGCTGACGGCATTGGCGAGACGATCAACCTCAAGGGTCGCGATCTGGTCAATGGCGTGCCCAAGGAAATCACCATCAGCCAGGCCAACATCGCCGAAGCGCTGGCCGAACCCATCGGCCAAATCGTGGAAGGCGTGCGCATCGCTCTGGAAAACACCCAGCCCGAACTGGCTGCCGATATCGTCGATCAGGGCATCATGCTGACCGGCGGCGGCGCGCTGATCAAGGGTCTGGACGAATATCTGCGTGAAGAGACCGGCCTGCCCGTCTCCATCGCCGAAGATCCGCTGTCCTGCGTCGCACTGGGCACCGGCCGCGCGATGGAAGATCCGATCTATCGCGGCGTGCTGATGAACGCCTGA
- the mreC gene encoding rod shape-determining protein MreC has product MAPPVNRRTSYSRKAQYSTFAAYVAGVLGVLGGGAVLASSVFGHSAFGWMHMVAADVQAPAARIGAQTRAGAGDALSVAGGFLTSGAENSRLRREVALARTRAIETQAVLDENRRLKDQLHLLSDTPQTLANAWLIASTASSTRRYATISAGSAQGVQSGMPVRTAQGLVGRVLEVGHMAARILLITDTESTVPVRRASDGTPAFVNGKGDGTLQVRLLSLGLNPLKKGDVFVTSGAGGLYWPGTPMAQVVSLTHDGAIARPLSDPAASEMVTVQPSWEPTTDPTLPPPAPDVPPPPPKKPKAPKGSKPGAADAKKHHP; this is encoded by the coding sequence ATGGCGCCGCCAGTCAACCGGCGCACCAGCTATTCGCGCAAGGCGCAATACAGCACATTCGCCGCCTATGTCGCCGGAGTGTTGGGTGTGCTGGGTGGCGGGGCGGTGCTGGCCAGTTCGGTGTTCGGACATTCGGCTTTCGGCTGGATGCATATGGTGGCCGCCGATGTGCAGGCCCCTGCGGCCCGTATCGGCGCCCAGACCCGCGCGGGCGCGGGCGATGCCTTGAGTGTAGCGGGTGGTTTCCTGACGTCTGGCGCGGAAAATTCCCGTCTTCGGCGCGAAGTGGCGCTGGCCCGTACTCGTGCCATCGAAACGCAGGCTGTGCTGGATGAAAACCGCCGCCTGAAAGACCAGCTTCACCTCCTGAGCGATACGCCTCAGACGCTGGCCAATGCGTGGCTGATCGCCTCGACAGCGTCCTCCACGCGGCGTTACGCCACGATTTCGGCGGGCAGCGCTCAGGGTGTGCAGTCGGGCATGCCGGTGCGTACCGCTCAGGGGCTGGTCGGGCGCGTGCTGGAAGTGGGCCATATGGCCGCGCGCATCCTGCTGATCACCGACACCGAAAGCACCGTGCCCGTGCGCCGCGCCAGCGATGGTACGCCCGCTTTCGTCAACGGCAAGGGCGATGGCACCTTGCAGGTGCGCCTGCTGTCGCTGGGCCTGAACCCGCTGAAAAAGGGCGATGTCTTCGTAACCTCCGGCGCGGGCGGCCTTTATTGGCCGGGCACGCCGATGGCGCAGGTCGTCAGCCTGACGCATGACGGCGCCATCGCGCGTCCTCTCAGCGACCCCGCCGCCAGCGAGATGGTGACCGTGCAGCCCTCATGGGAGCCGACAACCGATCCCACGCTGCCGCCGCCCGCACCCGATGTGCCCCCGCCTCCGCCCAAGAAGCCCAAGGCGCCGAAGGGCAGCAAGCCCGGCGCGGCGGATGCCAAAAAGCATCATCCATGA